From a single Aquarana catesbeiana isolate 2022-GZ linkage group LG09, ASM4218655v1, whole genome shotgun sequence genomic region:
- the ZBTB9 gene encoding zinc finger and BTB domain-containing protein 9: MPGSESIQMDFPHYSSVLLDTLNKQRLEGKFCDLSIHVQDRIFRAHKTVLAASSPYFHDKLLLHDTNCLVLPTVIQPDAFENLLQLIYSGSLSLEMEALPSHLLVASGLQMWQVVDRCCELLKERQMCTPVWSSRASESQSPSSSFQPPREDKQPTVVTVNSDDEDVIKVRVSEEEEDEEEEMKSASCSYALPSSSSSLGSPNVIFLKQEHTDDDSGFLKAFQMTEVKQEMDTVKSEYPSELSFVVPLPSPPTSSDVSLCLPNKLYAEPESPSFSISKPLDLHGNEIVAPALQAQTIHAPVKLIAAPDGKKFGCLCGKRFAVKPKRDRHIMLTFSLRPFGCSVCNKKFKLKHHLTEHMKTHGSNLYSCEDCGRKFRVETCYQKHKEACKGQRWAGACWTYN, from the coding sequence ATGCCTGGCAGTGAGAGCATCCAAATGGACTTTCCCCACTACAGCTCTGTGCTTCTAGACACCCTGAATAAGCAGCGGTTGGAGGGGAAATTCTGTGATCTGTCCATCCATGTCCAAGACCGCATATTTCGAGCTCACAAGACGGTCCTGGCTGCCTCCTCCCCATACTTTCACGACAAGCTGCTGTTGCATGACACCAACTGTTTGGTTCTTCCAACTGTTATCCAACCCGATGCATTTGAGAACCTGCTGCAGCTTATCTACTCTGGGAGTCTGTCTCTTGAAATGGAGGCCTTGCCATCCCATCTCTTGGTGGCCAGTGGTCTTCAGATGTGGCAAGTGGTAGATCGATGTTGTGAACTTCTTAAAGAGAGGCAAATGTGTACTCCAGTTTGGTCAAGCCGAGCCAGTGAAAGTCAGTCGCCCAGCAGCAGTTTTCAACCTCCGCGAGAGGACAAGCAACCCACGGTGGTCACGGTGAACTCGGATGATGAAGATGTGATTAAAGTACGGGTTTCTGAGGAAGAGGAAGATGAGGAAGAGGAGATGAAAAGTGCAAGTTGCTCGTATGCCCTTCCTTCATCATCGTCCTCTCTTGGAAGCCCCAATGTTATCTTCCTCAAGCAGGAGCACACCGATGACGATAGCGGCTTTCTGAAAGCTTTTCAGATGACAGAGGTGAAGCAGGAAATGGACACCGTGAAATCAGAGTACCCTTCAGAGCTGAGCTTTGTGGTGCCCCTTCCATCCCCACCTACATCTTCTGACGTCTCTCTTTGTCTTCCAAACAAGTTATACGCGGAACCTGAATCTCCCTCCTTCTCTATCTCTAAGCCGTTGGACCTGCACGGTAACGAGATTGTCGCACCCGCCCTTCAGGCCCAGACTATTCATGCCCCCGTTAAACTTATAGCTGCCCCAGATGGGAAAAAGTTTGGCTGCCTGTGTGGGAAACGCTTCGCCGTGAAGCCCAAACGGGATCGCCACATCATGCTGACCTTTAGCCTGCGCCCGTTTGGATGCTCCGTCTGTAACAAAAAGTTTAAACTCAAGCACCACCTCACGGAGCACATGAAGACCCACGGGAGCAACCTTTACTCATGCGAAGATTGTGGTCGCAAATTCCGTGTAGAGACCTGCTACCAGAAGCATAAGGAAGCTTGCAAGGGACAGAGGTGGGCGGGAGCTTGCTGGACCTATAATTAA